The Dromaius novaehollandiae isolate bDroNov1 chromosome 27, bDroNov1.hap1, whole genome shotgun sequence genome contains the following window.
TATCATAAAATCTCCTTAGCAGTGCCTTGCCCCTTGAAGGGTATTAATGCTAGGATGGACTCTTCCACAGCAGGCACTCAAGGGATTCAGAGCTCTTTTTCCCCCAGAGTAAACACATCCAAGAATAAGAAGTTAAAACATAGGGTCACTAGATGCAACAAGAATGCCTCATTGTTCCCTGCATGCACTTCACTCAGAACACATGTGGAAGCAGTGAAGAAGTGTAGAGGAAGGGGAAACTCTCCCTCTCTCCCGCCACCAAAATCTAGCCCTCTACAAAAACACTAAAGGAGATCAGAGTCAtcattgcagaattttttttttaagaggtactAAGAGCCAGTCACCTATTTTAAGTCATAAAATATGAAAGCGTTTGAAGCTTCTAATGTGCCTCTCTCTTTATCTTCCCCTCCCCCAGGACCTATTTAGAAGAGATCTGTGAAGCGAGATGTGACAGACTTGGACATCTGGGACACTCCTTCAGCTTTCCAAAGCTTTGACTCCAGCAGGATGCAGTATCAACTCCTGGAAAACTGGGCCCTGATGGACTACAAATAAATCTACCACACAGCTCTTTGGTGTTCAGGATTTCAGGAGTTTTttgtctgtcccccccccccccccccccccaacaaaccTACACTGCCTCTGCTgattggaaaagagaaagcaatataCTGTGTGGTTAAATCCTTGAATTAAATGGATTGCAGTGGATCTACAGGAAAGGGTGTGGGTCTCACATACTGGGACAATTGTAGGAAAAAGATCTTGGAGCAAAgctgccaattaaaaaaaatgcatttagaaagcATATACTTCACAGATGTCAGAGAGAAAGGGATTTAAAAGGGAAGAGTAAAAGGATTTATTCTGTCATCCCAAAAGACCAGAACTGGGACTTAAATTAGGGCTACCTGATCTATTCCAGTGCAGGGGATTACAATGCAACCCATTGGGTAACACAAGTACTTGATTTAAAATACTTCTCCCCTTGCTCAGAGATGTCTGCAGTATAAAACTGGGGAAgcaaaatgagcaaaataaaaattggtAGCCACTGCAAAAGTGTATAGCAGtgtttattcctttttctctatTTGAAGGAGGTCCTAAATTTAATCTGACAAGCAAGACATCCTGGGACAGCcacatatgaaatatttcatagcTGAAGTGCAGCGCAATGAGAAGGGAGAATTACTATATGCCAAAAAACTTCAGGAGTGTGTACAAGCGTGGGAGATACACAGGGAGAGAAAATACAGGCATATGACTTTCCATAGAAAACAAGACACAGACCAAACAAAGGTCACAGGGAAGCTCATTAGCTAAGAAACTGAGTCAGATAGGGTTTGCTCTTCCAATCAGTCCTTAATGTTGCTTTCTTTCTCACTGTCACAAGCTGAATGGTGctagatgcacacacacaaaactgctGACCACACTTGTCTCTTACCTCAGTCAGCTGCACTATATTCTGGTGTAAGCTTTCAAGGCAGAAAAAACAAGCTGCAATGAGAACATTTTTGTAGAGCCATTGTGGATTTAATCCCTTTGCCACTAcatataaaaaacaaatataaataagtACAAGGACTAAATCAATGAGCAGTCTTGACACCCATCCTTGATGAACTCAATACTCAAGCTCCTATTTGTCTtactcagtttattttttttacgATTGTGTATTTGCTACAGCAATTATCTACCAGAAAAGaattttacaaagaaataaagGATGATCAACGAACAGGGAGAGAAATAATACAAAGCTGTTAAAGACACCAACGGAATTCGCAAAGCAAACATACAATACATATTCACCCACAATGCTCaggcaaaaaggaaaaggcttcATACATTCAATGTTTAGTGAAAAGTAACTATTAGGAATGCTCTTTTATGCTAACAACTTCTCTAAGTGTTATGTCTCATCTGTTAGGTTTATTCAACATATCTGGAAGTGCCTGGCATTTTTCTGGGCATTCAGGATAAGGGAACTCAAAAGATTTGTTATTATGAGGGTGGGGGGAAATCAAGCATAGAGGACAGTAAGATTATACAACAGTCCTTCAGTACTGGAACCAAACTTTCCGAAGAACCAAATGCTTACCAATGGTCTGATGAATTAAGTGCTACTTACTGATTTGCTTTTGCAATTTGGGAACATCAGACACCAACCCACCCATAACAGCTAAACTACAAATGCAGtagaaaattaaatatgaaaaccAACCCGTATCTTCAGTACTACCTTTTACAGCACATCAGGACTTCATACGTGAGGACTCTCTGAAAACTGTGTTCGGCAGACTACACCAATTGTATGCACCTACAAGGCATTTTCCCCACATCTACAGCTTTCTCTTTCAAAACCCAGCTTGCCTCTAGAATATAGCTACAATAAATACAGACACTGGTATGGTTTTTCACAAGGACCGTGCTCTGATCGGACAGCAGAATACTGAAAAGTTATTTACTTAATATTGACAGCATGGTTCTTAGCGAGTacaatctcatttaaaaaaaagtatctatgcccagaagataaaaaaataatttttaatcctTTAAAGAACAAAGTATATAACCTCTATTCTGTACATGAACATtgcaaaactttaaaataaagtcaCAGGGGCTCCACAGTTCATCATTATGAACCAGAACAACAAAACAGATATCTAAGTGCTAGACAGCTCTAATTTCACTCCGCATGGGGACTGCCAACTTTATGCAGAGGCTCCGTTGCATGCAGGTGCTCGGTGGAGGACCAGTGACATCTGGTGGCTTCCTAGGACACACTGTAAATTCCCCAAGGGCTCCCACAAGACCCCTGCCTTCTTCACAGGATCCCTAAATACTACATCTCAAACCAGCTGCTCtgggttttgtctttttaaagctACTGCCACTGACAACACGATAGTGAGCTACGCTCAGAATAAGAATGTGCTCAGCATGCAGTTTCCCCTCGATCAGTTAAAAAGTTGACACTTCTGAAAGCAGGGGAAATAAGGCTATCTTTACAGTGTTTTGATCACAGAGTGTAAACTGTGATCTTAATATCTGTGTCTTCAAACACTTCCCCAAGTATTGCTGACACTTTGTTCCAGTCCAGGCGGTCAAGTCCACATCCAATCCTGGAAAATAAGACACCGAAACAGCTATAGTGAGCTCTTTTGGAGCATGCTGGAAACAACCAGCCCTTCAAACAGCTACCATTTTATATAGCACTAACTCAGCTCACCACAAAGCAACATAATGcagttaaaaagcagaaataatcaaGCCTGAATGTTTTGCTATTGTTTAACTCCACTGCAAAATACAAATTTCATTTGCATAATTGAATAGAAGAGTTATATCAAAGTGAACTCTTATTTGATGGTTGGGAATCATCTCGTAAACATTCTTCTGCcctaaaacactgaaatatttacaCGTCAGTACCTAATTTTCTTACCTAGGCATGGAAATGTCAGTAACTCCATTGTTGAGACAGTGAGTTTTCATGGCTTCTAAACTCTTTCGCATATTCTCATACGTTGGTTTGTGGGAAACTTTCTTCTTCGTAATCTAAGTACAAACACAGAAGGTCAGCTGTGCCTTAGGCACGATCATtgcaaactattttctttttgaaaaacacaCTCCACTGAACTCCAACACTGCAAACCCAGACTTGCTACTTTGAATGGTTACTTGGAACAAGAATTAAGTTCCATAGGTTAAAATGGCGTAATTTAGCAGCTAGTTCTACGAACTTAAAGTCTAAATGCACGTATACAAGTTAGCTTGGCTTCTCATCAGCTAGGGAGACTGAATGCACCTCACACCTTTTATTTAGAACATCTACCAAAAAACCTCCTAACTATCATAGCCCTCACCATTACATCTAACACAGCTTAGTTACAAGAAAGCACCTGAGTTGCACGCAACTCTTACCAGGTAGTATATGTATCTGTCGTCTCTTTGGAGAACTGCCACCTCCCCAGTTTTCTTCTCTAAAGTGAAGGAGAACAAGGAGATCTTTTTAAAACAATCAGAATCCAATACCTAATCTCCCCCACACCCCAAGTAGCTTAGAATACTTTTACTGCCGAAAATCAAGGTTTGCCCATCAGCTCCTGCATGTCCATCACATGTGTATCACTCACGTTGATCCAACAGCTCTTGTACGCCTCCAAACTTCTTCTTAAAAAGAACAGCTATGCCTGCACCCATGCGACAGTCCTCGCTGATGCAATGAGCCAATGAGTCCGTCTGGGGGCATGAGAAAAGGTCCCCCTTAACACACTTGATCTGAAAAACACCACAAACACCAgggtgaataaaaaaaaaatgcaagtgcagatTCAGATAAGAGAATACTCAGAATTAGGCAAGCCTGCACAATAAAGAGTGCAAGGCACCAATATTAAGATAACTTACAAGTAAATGAGTTAGTATGGATTATGAACCCAAAAGATAGATAACTATCTTTTCTACAAGGTCAGTTATGAGTATCACAGGCCAGCTACCCAGTTCGCTTTACAAAATCACgactgaagaaggaaaatgacaTGCTACAGAGTGCAACTGCTTTAGTGCACACCTTTAGTATACTTTCAGTGCATCAATGCCTGATATCCCCCAATATTTACTTAAGTGGATAAGCTCTGTGCTTATGTACAAAATCTGCATCACTGATACAAGCACAGGAGCACTGGAAAGCTAACAATAATTACTTCAATATCAGCCACTTTCCCCACAAAAGCAACATGGTACAACTGCCCTGTTATTAGGGGGGCACAATGGTCTCTTTTTGAAAAGACACATCACAGCAATAACCCACATAACCCATTTTCTACGCACTCTCTCCCCCTGATCCTTGAAGAAGTGGGTGGCCATGGTAACGTGGGCTATGGTGAAGACTTCTTCAGCTGAAAAGATGACAGAGAGAAAGAGTTATTAGCAACGCCAAACTGGGCAATAAGCTGGTGTGACAGGAGGTGCCAGGCCGAGACTGCCTATCAGTGGCACATGTGGGGCAGGCAAAACAGCCCCTAAGAAGAGAGAGGGACACCAGCTTCCCCgctgcagccccacagctccaGCCCACTGAGGTGCAATGCAGGCCCCAGCCCAGGGTTACCATAGCAACCAGCACCCACGGGCCCTGCACCATCCTTCAAGCCACCCCTCTCTCTTCAGGAAGCCCTTCAGGGGGccagacctgcaggcacagcgcGAAGAAGGAGCTGCCAAGCCGGGCCTTGCGCCACGAAGAGCCTCCCCAGGCCTCCCCACATGGGCCAGCACAACCCTTCCTCTCCAGTGGGACAGACACATCGTCACATAAAAATGGCCGCCCCTGCCTGCTCGCCTCTCTAGGCAGGCTGGAAGAACGCCCTCTCTATGATGCTCGCCGAGAACATTCCGAAGGCCAACCTACCCGTCCCCAAAGGCGCATGCGCAGAAGGATCCGGGGCGGAGCCTAGAGAGAAGACAAGACGAGGGGGTGGGGCAGCAGACAGCGCGTGCGCGTTGCTAGCCGCAGTGGTTTGACGAGGCGCGCGCGCTGCCCTCGGCGCAGGCGCAGTAGCCGCGGGTGGGCCGGGCGCGGGTGGGCGGTGCCTTGCACGAAGGGCCGCGGCGAAAGaggcggtgcggtgcggcgcgggAGCCCCGGTGCGCCTgcgccgcgcgcgcccgccccctcccctgcctttgTTCGGGGTTGGGCGCCATTTTGCGCGGCGGCTGAGTGGAGGCGCTGATTGGGTTTCGGGGGCCGGTAGCGGAGCCAATCAGCGCGGGACCCGAACCGGGGGAGCGAGGCACGGTGAGTGCGAGCAGCCAATATGGAGCCCCCGAGCGCCGGCCCCAGCGCCGGGATTGGCGGGGCCGAGTGACCAGTCAGGAGGCCGctcgcagggccggggccggccggccgggcgctgggggaggcgaggggccggggcccggctcctgcgggggggggaaccgggaggagaggggctggggggggggggggggtcgggccgCGGGAGGAGAGGGGCCtgggccggcggccggggcgagcgtaccgggcggcgcgggcgcggggccagGGGCGGCAGCCGTGCAGGGGAAGGCGCggccgcgggctgcggcggcccgggctgcggaggggaggcgggcggcggcggcggggcccggccttGCCCGTGCGGGGCCGCTGGGACGGGAGCCGGCAGGGCCCCGCCCTCGAGCggccgggaggggggagcggggcgggcgagCCTCCCTGCCGGCCCCGCTGACAGATGGGCCGCGGGCGGCCCGCgctgcccctcctcctcctcccccccttccccgccgggggcggggggagccgctgGCCGTGCGCCAAGGGCAGGTCGCTGTCTCCGCCGGGCAGCGCCCCCCgcgttccccccgcccccccgtcgCGGAAGGCACCTGGACGCCAAATGCCGCCGGCCACGGGAGAAGCCGTCCCTCGGCGGGCTGCGGGGCGCTTGTCTTCCCCTTGTCTGCCCCTGCGCGGCCTCTGCCCGCAGCGAAAATCCTCCCGTCTGTGGctctgcaataaaataaaaacgtCCCTGGGTGACCGCCCTGACTTGCTTTGATAAGGAGGCCAGGAACGGCACACGGAGACCTCGCGTTGTCCTCTGTccagcagcaggagagaaggcCGTGGCCCGTGCTGTCGTTTAAGTGCAGCCCTGTCCCT
Protein-coding sequences here:
- the OARD1 gene encoding ADP-ribose glycohydrolase OARD1 isoform X2 gives rise to the protein MWGGLGRLFVAQGPAWQLLLRAVPAAEEVFTIAHVTMATHFFKDQGERIKCVKGDLFSCPQTDSLAHCISEDCRMGAGIAVLFKKKFGGVQELLDQQKKTGEVAVLQRDDRYIYYLITKKKVSHKPTYENMRKSLEAMKTHCLNNGVTDISMPRIGCGLDRLDWNKVSAILGEVFEDTDIKITVYTL
- the OARD1 gene encoding ADP-ribose glycohydrolase OARD1 isoform X1, whose amino-acid sequence is MATHFFKDQGERIKCVKGDLFSCPQTDSLAHCISEDCRMGAGIAVLFKKKFGGVQELLDQQKKTGEVAVLQRDDRYIYYLITKKKVSHKPTYENMRKSLEAMKTHCLNNGVTDISMPRIGCGLDRLDWNKVSAILGEVFEDTDIKITVYTL